A region from the bacterium genome encodes:
- a CDS encoding reverse transcriptase domain-containing protein, translated as MDNSETIQEEKFKEMHKWHSLRDKVFSLNNLYSAFQQVKKNKGKAGLDRVSIKQFEANLEMNIINIHRELKTEIYKPSPVLRVYIPKGRNDKRPLGIPIVRDRVIQQAFRQIIEPIFENEFSDNSFGFRPKRSCHDAIKRVEEYKEQGYRYVLDADIGIL; from the coding sequence ATGGACAATTCGGAGACTATCCAGGAGGAAAAGTTTAAAGAGATGCATAAGTGGCATTCATTAAGGGACAAGGTATTCAGTCTAAATAACCTTTATTCTGCCTTTCAACAGGTAAAGAAGAATAAAGGCAAAGCAGGTCTTGACAGGGTAAGTATAAAGCAGTTTGAGGCTAATCTGGAGATGAATATCATAAATATTCATCGTGAGCTAAAGACAGAGATATACAAACCTTCTCCTGTTTTAAGGGTATATATACCTAAAGGCAGGAATGACAAGAGACCATTAGGCATTCCAATTGTCCGAGACAGGGTTATACAGCAGGCATTTAGGCAAATCATAGAACCTATATTTGAGAACGAATTCTCAGATAACAGTTTTGGATTTAGACCTAAAAGAAGCTGTCACGATGCTATCAAGAGGGTGGAAGAGTATAAGGAACAAGGGTATAGATATGTTTTAGATGCTGATATTGGCATTCTATGA